The following coding sequences lie in one Arabidopsis thaliana chromosome 3, partial sequence genomic window:
- the BGLU44 gene encoding B-S glucosidase 44 (B-S glucosidase 44 (BGLU44); FUNCTIONS IN: in 6 functions; INVOLVED IN: carbohydrate metabolic process; LOCATED IN: cytosolic ribosome, cell wall, plant-type cell wall; EXPRESSED IN: 22 plant structures; EXPRESSED DURING: 13 growth stages; CONTAINS InterPro DOMAIN/s: Glycoside hydrolase, family 1 (InterPro:IPR001360), Glycoside hydrolase, catalytic core (InterPro:IPR017853), Glycoside hydrolase, subgroup, catalytic core (InterPro:IPR013781); BEST Arabidopsis thaliana protein match is: beta glucosidase 43 (TAIR:AT3G18070.1); Has 11220 Blast hits to 10898 proteins in 1459 species: Archae - 142; Bacteria - 7700; Metazoa - 714; Fungi - 202; Plants - 1462; Viruses - 0; Other Eukaryotes - 1000 (source: NCBI BLink).), protein MRHLSSPPWPLLLLLLLSSFTSGESSLSAEKNKLHTGGLSRQSFPKGFVFGTATSAYQVEGETHQDGRGPSIWDAFVKIPGKIAKNATAEITVDQYHRYKEDVDLMKKLNFDAYRFSISWSRIFPEGSGKVNWKGVAYYNRLIDYMVQKGITPYANLYHYDLPLALENKYKGLLGRQVVKDFADYAEFCYKTFGDRVKNWMTFNEPRVVAALGYDNGIFAPGRCSKAFGNCTEGNSATEPYIVTHHLILAHAAAVQRYRKYYQAKQKGRVGILLDFVWYEPLTRSKADNLAAQRARDFHIGWFIHPLVYGEYPKTMQNIVKERLPKFTEKEVKMVKGSIDFVGINQYTTYYMSEPHPTTKPKDLGYQQDWNVEFGFAKLGKPIGPRAYSSWLYNVPWGMYKALMYMKERYGNPTMILSENGMDDPGNVTLAQGLHDTTRIKYYKDYLTNLKKARDDGANVVGYFAWSLLDNFEWLSGYTSRFGIVYVDYKTLKRYPKMSAQWFKQLLKRNNK, encoded by the exons ATGAGACACCTTAGCTCACCTCCATGGcctctcctccttctcctcctcctctcttcTTTCACCTCCGGCGAATCCTCTCTGTCcgcagaaaaaaacaaattgcacACCGGTGGTCTCAGTAGACAGAGTTTTCCTAAAGGATTCGTGTTTGGAACCGCCACGTCAGCTTATCAAGTCGAAGGCGAGACTCATCAAGACGGTCGTGGCCCAAGCATTTGGGATGCCTTCGTCAAGATTCCTG gGAAGATCGCCAAGAATGCCACGGCTGAGATAACAGTGGACCAGTATCACCGTTACAAG GAAGATGTggatttgatgaagaaactgaACTTCGATGCTTACAGATTTTCCATTTCATGGTCCAGGATATTCCCTG AGGGAAGTGGTAAAGTCAACTGGAAAGGAGTTGCTTATTACAATAGATTGATTGATTACATGGTTCAAAAAG GGATTACACCTTATGCTAATCTGTACCACTACGATCTTCCATTGGCTTTGGAAAACAAGTATAAAGGCTTGCTTGGTAGACAAGTAGT GAAAGATTTTGCGGATTACGCTGAGTTTTGTTACAAGACATTTGGTGATAGAGTGAAAAATTGGATGACGTTCAACGAGCCGCGTGTGGTAGCTGCTTTAGGTTATGATAATGGTATTTTCGCACCGGGTAGATGCTCAAAAGCATTTGGAAATTGCACTGAAGGAAACTCCGCGACAGAGCCATACATAGTTACTCATCACCTTATCTTGGCCCACGCAGCAGCAGTCCAAAGATACCGCAAATATTACCAA GCGAAACAAAAGGGAAGGGTTGGGATACTTTTAGATTTCGTTTGGTATGAGCCGCTTACTAGAAGTAAAGCAGATAATCTTGCAGCTCAAAGAGCAAGAGACTTCCATATCGGATG GTTTATTCACCCATTAGTATATGGAGAGTATCCAAAGACAATGCAGAACATTGTGAAAGAGAGGCTTCCAAAGTTCACGGAGAAAGAAGTGAAAATGGTGAAAGGTTCCATAGATTTTGTGGGAATAAACCAATACACGACTTATTACATGTCCGAACCACATCCCACCACCAAACCTAAGGATTTGGGTTATCAACAAGATTGGAATGTGGAATTTGGCT TTGCTAAGTTGGGGAAGCCAATAGGTCCAAGG GCTTACTCGTCTTGGTTATACAACGTACCATGGGGAATGTACAAGGCCTTGATGTATATGAAGGAACGTTACGGCAACCCTACTATGATCCTCTCTGAAAACG GTATGGATGACCCGGGAAACGTTACTCTAGCTCAAGGACTACATGACACCACGAGAATCAAGTATTACAAAGATTACTTAACCAACCTTAAGAAAGCTAGGGATGATGGAGCCAATGTGGTTGGATATTTTGCGTGGTCATTGCTAGATAATTTCGAATGGTTATCAGGATATACTTCAAG GTTTGGGATCGTTTATGTTGATTACAAAACATTGAAGAGGTACCCCAAGATGTCTGCTCAGTGGTTTAAGCAACTTCTGAAACGAAACAACAAATGA